In one window of Tripterygium wilfordii isolate XIE 37 chromosome 1, ASM1340144v1, whole genome shotgun sequence DNA:
- the LOC119998486 gene encoding glutathione reductase, chloroplastic-like: MTTLPRKMLIDGEVGNSGAEEAQYDFDLFVIGAGSGGVRAARFSANFGAKVGICELPFHPISSEVIGGVGGTCVIRGCVPKKILVYGASYGGETEDARNYGWEINENVNFNWKKLLQKKTDEIIRLNGIYKKLLSNSGVKLFEGEGKIVGPNEVELTQLDGTKLSYSAKHILIATGSRAQRPNIPGQELGITSDEALSLEDLPKRAVVLGGGYIAVEFASIWRGFGATVDLFFRRELPLRGFDAEMRAVVARNLEGRGINFHPQTNLTELIRTENGIKVRTDHGEELMADLVLFATGRAPNTKRLNLEAVGVELDQTGAVKVDEYSRTNIPSIWAVGDVTNRVNLTPVALMEGTCFAKTLFGNQPSKPDYMHIPCAVFSIPPLSVVGLSEEEAIEQANGDVLVFTSTFNPMKNTISGRQEKSVMKLLVDAETDKVIGASMCGPDSPEIMQGIAVALKCGATKAQFDSTVGIHPSAAEEFVTMRSVTRRISATKAKTNL, translated from the exons ATGACAACGTTGCCAAGAAAGATGCTTATTGATGGGGAGGTGGGAAATTCCGGTGCAGAAGAGGCTCAATATGATTTTGACTTGTTTGTCATTGGAGCTGGCAGTGGTGGTGTTCGGGCTGCTAGGTTTTCTGCTAATTTTGGAGCTAAG GTTGGGATCTGCGAGCTTCCATTTCATCCAATCAGCTCAGAAGTAATAGGAGGAGTTGGTGGAAC TTGTGTAATCCGAGGTTGTGTTCCCAAGAAGATTTTGGTATATGGGGCATCTTATGGAGGTGAAACTGAG GATGCAAGGAACTATGGTTGGGAAATAAATGAGAATGTCAACTTCAACTGGAAGAAGCTTTTGCAGAAAAAG ACTGATGAAATAATCAGGTTAAATGGAATTTACAAGAAATTATTGTCAAATTCTGGGGTCAAATTGTTTGAAGGAGAGGGTAAGATTGTTGGTCCTAATGAAGTGGAGTTGACACAACTAGATGGCACTAAGTTGAGCTACTCAGCAAAGCACATACTCATTGCAACGGGTAGTCGGGCCCAGCGCCCAAATATCCCTGGGCAG GAGTTAGGGATAACCTCTGATGAGGCCCTTAGCTTGGAAGATTTACCTAAGCGTGCTGTGGTGCTTGGTGGAGGGTACATTGCTGTTGAGTTTGCTTCAATATGGCGGGGCTTTGGTGCCACTGTGGATCTTTTTTTCAGAAGGGAACTTCCATTAAG AGGTTTTGATGCTGAAATGCGAGCTGTTGTTGCAAGAAATTTGGAAGGCAGGGGAATTAATTTTCACCCTCAGACAAATTTAACTGAG CTGATTAGAACAGAGAACGGCATAAAAGTACGCACTGATCATGGTGAAGAATTAATGGCAGATCTTGTACTCTTTGCTACAG GTAGGGCACCTAATACAAAGAGGCTTAATTTGGAAGCCGTAGGTGTGGAACTCGACCAAACAGGAGCAGTGAAG GTGGATGAGTACTCACGCACTAACATACCGAGCATATGGGCTGTTGGTGATGTCACAAACCGAGTGAATCTTACCCCTGTGGCATTGATGGAGGGAACCTGCTTTGCA AAAACCCTTTTTGGTAATCAACCGTCCAAGCCAGACTACATGCACATACCTTGTGCAGTGTTTAG CATACCTCCTCTTTCTGTAGTGGGCCTAAGTGAAGAGGAGGCCATAGAGCAAGCTAATGGTGATGTTCTAGTATTCACTTCAACGTTCAATCCTATGAAGAACACTATTTCTGG ACGTCAAGAAAAGTCGGTTATGAAGCTTCTTGTTGATGCTGAGACGGACAAGGTTATTGGAGCATCCATGTGCGGCCCAGATTCTCCTGAAATTATGCAG GGAATTGCTGTTGCGCTCAAGTGTGGAGCAACCAAGGCACAATTTGATAGCACA GTGGGAATACACCCTTCTGCTGCTGAAGAATTTGTGACCATGCGATCGGTGACAAGGCGCATTTCTGCAACTAAAGCAAAGACGAATCTGTAG